The following nucleotide sequence is from Melioribacteraceae bacterium.
CCGGGTTGGGGTCGGACATAAGTTTTATCAATTCATTACTGGAACTAAAAGTGTAAGTAGAAATAAATATACTCCACTTAGACACGAAGCTGATTATTGTATGGATTTGGCAAGAAAGATTGGGGTTGAAAATGGTGATTTGTCACCAAAGATATACTTAACAGATACCGAGAAGAAACAAATACTGAAGAAACGATTAGAGTTACTGAATGGTAAAAAATATTTAATTGGAATCCATACATCGAGTGGTAATTCAGCACCGAATTGGACCCCAAGTTCTTATGCAAAACTAATTGAAAAACTGTCGAGCGATGATTCAATTCAAATAGTTGCAACTGATCCCAACATCCCTGAAGAAATTAGAAATATTAATAATGTTGTAATCACATCTGGGATTATTGAATTGAGAGAGTTGGCAATTTTTGATTTGTTAGTCTCAAGCAGTACCGGACCAATGCATGTTTGTTCGGCGCTTGGTGTTAAAACAGTTTCATTGTTTTGTCCTTTGACTGCATGCTCACCAAAATTGTGGGGACCGCTTGGAAATGAATCAAAAGTAATTCTACCATCAGCAGATTATTGTCAATCAAAATGTCCCGGTGACCCCAAAAAGTGTACATTTGAAGGTGATGGGGGAATAAGTATTGAATCCGTATTTAATGCGATTTATGATATGCTTGAGATTAGCTAAGAGTAAGCAAATTTTATATATTTACATCCCATAAATTTTACACGTCGGGCACCGGTTAACGTTTTAGTACCCAACCCCGTCAGGTCCGGAAGGAAGCAGCGGTAAGTATTTAACTCGTGTAATCGGAAAGCCCGGCATCTTATTTACCCTCAGGTAAAAATAACTTTAGTTTACCGGCTCCAATTCTTACTCTACCCTCAAATTCAATTGCGGCTAATGTACCAGGTGCAAACGGAAAACCGAATGACATCGGAGATGTTAATTCTGCAACCAAATCCGATACATCGGGCATGTGTCCGACTATCATTATATCTTTATATTCTAAGGATGATAAAGTCGCAATAAAATTTGAAGATATAAATCCTGGTTGCAATTCATTATCTTCAAGCAACTTTTCTTTTACATTAAACCCTTTATGAATGACTTGAGCGGTTTGATATGCTCTTTTGTATGGCGATGTAAAAATGATATCAATTTTTGGAATATATGATTTCCATTGCGGGATCATCTTAATTAATTTTTGTCTCCCTTCATCTGTTAAAGCTCGTTGTGAATCCGGAGAAGTATTATCTGCATAACCGTGACGGACTACATATAAATTCATTATTCACCGTAATCAATAAAGAAAATTGATATGTGTTGGAAATAACTTGTTAAGTTTCTATTAAACGATTTACCTTCCGGCGATGCAAGCAATTTATCCATTTCATATTTTGAACTGAATTCAATTTCGCACACTCTATTGTACGGATCATCATTTAGCTTTGCGCCGTCAATAGTTCCGAGGAGTATTTTTCTGTCTAATGCTTTTTCGAGATGGATTAAAACATTATCTCGTAAAGAATTTAAAATTTCCTCGTTAGCTGTTTCCTTTATCATTAATAAAATCTTATACATAATTTAACCTTTCCGATCATTTTAACATTTTGCTATTTCTAAAAACAATTTTATTTTAGCCGTAATTCAATTTCAAGCGCAAGAATATATATTGAAAAAAACTTCTTTCATACTTTTTTTAATCGTCTCGCTTTCCTTTCTAAATGCGCAAGAGATAGAAGT
It contains:
- a CDS encoding glycosyltransferase family 9 protein, which produces MKSSKQYRILISRPDRVGDVVLSTPIPREIKKTYPYAFVAVLVRSYTKDIYFNNPYVDEIIIADEFLSGSKKNLFKWIGQIRKFKFTHALMLLPNERINYLLFLSGIKTRVGVGHKFYQFITGTKSVSRNKYTPLRHEADYCMDLARKIGVENGDLSPKIYLTDTEKKQILKKRLELLNGKKYLIGIHTSSGNSAPNWTPSSYAKLIEKLSSDDSIQIVATDPNIPEEIRNINNVVITSGIIELRELAIFDLLVSSSTGPMHVCSALGVKTVSLFCPLTACSPKLWGPLGNESKVILPSADYCQSKCPGDPKKCTFEGDGGISIESVFNAIYDMLEIS
- the sixA gene encoding phosphohistidine phosphatase SixA → MNLYVVRHGYADNTSPDSQRALTDEGRQKLIKMIPQWKSYIPKIDIIFTSPYKRAYQTAQVIHKGFNVKEKLLEDNELQPGFISSNFIATLSSLEYKDIMIVGHMPDVSDLVAELTSPMSFGFPFAPGTLAAIEFEGRVRIGAGKLKLFLPEGK